A stretch of the Streptomyces sp. NBC_00078 genome encodes the following:
- a CDS encoding glycoside hydrolase family 3 C-terminal domain-containing protein yields the protein MSLDEKVLQLRTNSAPAVPRLGVQQYTYWSEGQHGINTLFANTNPGSVTGGVHATSFPTNLAASMSWDKDLMYKETTAISDEARGLLDKSLWGTGQNNLGPSRDNYGMLTYWAPTVNLDRDPRWGRTDEAFGEDPYFTGQMAGAFVNGYQGQHPDGTPRSKYLKVAATAKHYALNNVEQDRTGISSNVSDDDLFDYYTAQFKSLIEKSHVAGLMTSYNAINGTPSSANTYTTNQIAQRTYGFGGYITSDCGAVGTTYQSFPAGHDWAPPGWTTDHKGASATWTSTATGRKVAGAAGGQAYALRAGTHVNCTGAEATSPNLEQAIEAGVLSEGVIDNALVHLFTVRMRTGEFDPVNQQEYTKITKAVIESPAHQALARTVADNALVLLQNDKAAGAGRPLLPADPATLKKVVIVGDQAGKVTLGGYSGDPTKKVNAVQGITAQVKAANPDAQVVHDAAGTSSTATGAATLSAETRAAIKSADLVVVAVGTDDATAGEGKDRAGLALPGNYGSLIDQVTALGNPRTVLDIQSDGPVGIEPYRAKVASIVFAGYNGESQGDALADVLFGKQNPGGHLNFTWYKDDSQLPALSDYDLAPGGTGGLGRTYQYFTGAPTYPFGYGLSYSTFAYSHVRADRSSVNADGTVTVRFDVTNTGTVPGTTVAQLYAGTGFTVKDRELPKKRLVGFQKTRVLQPGATQHITLRVRVPDLAFHDGRKARQVVHDGTYRFEVGPDAATTAGAARVTVHGSLTPHVKYVTVQPEAVVYRAGDTIDLTARNQWIKDDTDRTAQPGRNLNVTADHVVEAVNDDGSFLDLSRAKVRYTSSDPSVASVSRKGLVTAVGNGVATIRATVHGVTGSAVIRVHHTLALAADPIVKPGSPVTATTTYSNTGPTALPNASVTLDVPDGWRATPTSPATFPSIPAGASVRTTWTVTPPAGVRPGTYALAASARYQGARASDDAAGQLFVPYASLSDITKNTGISDDATPGAGNLDGGGQSLSQQALAARGITSGGTVTHGGLTFTWPVTGTGKPDNIVAGGQTVPFTGTGTKLGFLGTADYGNTSGTGLITYTDGTSQRYTLSFADWWSTSPADGTDIVATTDYINSGSGKVQQKVNVYGATVPLQAGKTVAYLTLPNVGSDAVSGQVAMHIFATAIG from the coding sequence ATGTCCCTGGACGAGAAGGTCCTGCAACTGCGCACCAACAGCGCGCCGGCCGTCCCGCGGCTGGGCGTACAGCAGTACACGTACTGGAGCGAGGGGCAGCACGGCATCAACACGCTGTTCGCCAACACCAACCCGGGCTCCGTGACCGGAGGTGTGCACGCCACCAGCTTCCCCACCAACCTCGCCGCGTCCATGTCCTGGGACAAGGACCTGATGTACAAGGAGACGACGGCGATCTCCGACGAGGCCCGAGGCCTGCTGGACAAGTCGCTGTGGGGAACCGGGCAGAACAACCTCGGGCCCTCGCGGGACAACTACGGGATGCTCACCTACTGGGCGCCGACGGTCAATCTCGACCGTGACCCGCGGTGGGGCCGCACCGATGAGGCGTTCGGCGAGGACCCGTACTTCACCGGGCAGATGGCGGGCGCGTTCGTCAACGGCTACCAGGGCCAGCATCCCGACGGCACTCCGCGGAGCAAGTACCTGAAGGTGGCCGCGACGGCGAAGCACTACGCGCTCAACAACGTCGAGCAGGACCGCACCGGCATCAGTTCGAACGTCTCGGACGACGACCTGTTCGACTACTACACCGCCCAGTTCAAGAGCCTCATCGAGAAGTCGCATGTCGCGGGCCTGATGACGTCGTACAACGCGATCAACGGCACACCGTCGTCGGCCAACACCTACACCACCAACCAGATCGCGCAGCGCACGTACGGCTTCGGCGGGTACATCACCTCCGACTGCGGCGCGGTCGGCACCACGTACCAGTCCTTCCCCGCCGGCCACGACTGGGCGCCGCCCGGCTGGACCACCGACCACAAGGGCGCGAGCGCGACGTGGACCAGCACCGCCACGGGCCGGAAGGTGGCCGGAGCAGCGGGCGGCCAGGCCTACGCACTGCGCGCGGGCACGCACGTCAACTGCACGGGTGCGGAGGCCACCTCACCCAATCTTGAGCAGGCGATCGAGGCCGGCGTCCTCAGTGAAGGCGTCATCGACAACGCGCTGGTGCACCTGTTCACCGTCCGGATGCGGACCGGTGAGTTCGACCCCGTGAACCAGCAGGAATACACGAAGATCACCAAGGCCGTCATCGAGTCACCGGCCCACCAGGCCCTGGCGCGGACCGTCGCCGACAACGCGCTCGTCCTCCTGCAGAACGACAAGGCCGCCGGTGCCGGCAGGCCGCTGCTGCCGGCCGACCCGGCCACGCTGAAGAAGGTCGTCATCGTCGGCGACCAGGCCGGGAAGGTCACCCTCGGCGGCTACTCGGGCGATCCCACCAAGAAGGTGAACGCGGTCCAGGGCATCACGGCCCAGGTCAAGGCGGCCAACCCCGACGCGCAGGTCGTCCACGACGCGGCCGGCACCTCCAGCACCGCGACCGGCGCGGCGACGCTGAGCGCCGAGACCCGGGCCGCCATCAAGAGCGCCGACCTGGTGGTCGTCGCGGTCGGCACCGACGATGCCACCGCGGGCGAGGGCAAGGACCGCGCCGGGCTGGCCCTGCCCGGCAACTACGGCAGCCTCATCGACCAGGTCACCGCCCTGGGCAACCCGAGGACCGTGCTGGACATCCAGTCCGACGGGCCCGTCGGCATCGAGCCCTACCGCGCCAAGGTGGCCTCGATCGTCTTCGCCGGCTACAACGGCGAAAGCCAGGGTGACGCCCTCGCCGACGTCCTGTTCGGCAAGCAGAACCCGGGCGGGCACCTCAACTTCACCTGGTACAAGGACGACTCGCAGCTGCCCGCCCTCTCCGACTACGACCTCGCGCCCGGCGGGACCGGCGGTCTGGGCCGCACCTACCAGTACTTCACGGGCGCGCCGACCTACCCCTTCGGCTACGGCCTGAGCTACAGCACCTTCGCCTACTCCCACGTCCGCGCCGACCGCTCCTCCGTGAACGCCGACGGGACGGTGACCGTCCGCTTCGACGTCACCAACACCGGCACCGTGCCCGGAACCACCGTCGCCCAGCTCTACGCGGGCACCGGCTTCACGGTCAAGGACCGCGAACTGCCGAAGAAGCGGCTCGTCGGCTTCCAAAAGACCCGGGTCCTCCAGCCCGGCGCCACCCAGCACATCACCCTGCGCGTCCGGGTGCCCGACCTCGCCTTCCACGACGGCCGGAAGGCCAGGCAGGTCGTCCACGACGGCACGTACCGGTTCGAGGTGGGGCCGGACGCCGCCACCACCGCCGGGGCCGCCAGGGTCACCGTGCACGGCAGCCTCACCCCGCACGTGAAGTACGTGACCGTACAGCCGGAGGCCGTGGTCTACAGGGCGGGCGACACCATCGACCTCACCGCCCGCAACCAGTGGATCAAGGACGACACCGACCGCACGGCCCAGCCCGGCCGCAATCTCAACGTCACCGCCGACCACGTCGTGGAGGCCGTCAACGACGACGGCTCCTTCCTGGACCTGTCCAGGGCCAAGGTCCGCTACACGAGCAGTGATCCCTCCGTCGCCTCCGTCAGCCGCAAGGGGCTGGTCACCGCGGTGGGCAACGGCGTGGCCACCATCCGCGCGACCGTGCACGGCGTCACCGGCTCCGCGGTGATCCGCGTCCACCACACCCTGGCCCTCGCCGCGGACCCGATCGTCAAGCCCGGTTCCCCCGTCACCGCGACCACCACCTACAGCAACACCGGCCCGACCGCCCTGCCGAACGCCTCGGTCACTCTGGACGTGCCCGACGGCTGGCGGGCCACCCCGACCTCACCGGCCACCTTCCCCAGCATCCCGGCCGGCGCCTCGGTCAGGACCACCTGGACGGTCACGCCGCCCGCCGGGGTCAGGCCCGGCACCTACGCCCTCGCCGCCTCGGCCCGCTACCAGGGCGCCCGGGCCAGCGACGACGCGGCGGGCCAGCTGTTCGTCCCCTACGCGTCCCTCAGCGACATCACCAAGAACACCGGTATCAGCGACGACGCCACTCCCGGTGCCGGCAATCTCGACGGCGGCGGTCAGAGCCTGTCCCAGCAGGCCCTCGCCGCCCGGGGGATCACCTCCGGCGGCACCGTCACCCACGGCGGACTGACCTTCACCTGGCCTGTCACCGGAACCGGCAAGCCCGACAACATCGTGGCCGGCGGCCAGACCGTGCCGTTCACCGGAACCGGCACCAAGCTCGGCTTCCTCGGCACCG
- a CDS encoding arabinofuranosidase catalytic domain-containing protein: MFYAVRACGPPCLAAHSTKRAPFASYSERLRRIRRASRHAVVAGLPV; encoded by the coding sequence TTGTTCTACGCCGTCCGCGCCTGCGGCCCGCCGTGCCTCGCGGCCCACTCGACCAAGAGGGCGCCGTTCGCGTCGTACAGCGAGCGGCTGCGCCGGATCCGGCGTGCATCCCGCCACGCCGTTGTCGCCGGGCTACCCGTCTGA